Proteins co-encoded in one Flavobacterium fluviale genomic window:
- a CDS encoding DUF262 domain-containing protein gives MNSIQIQIEKQNFKLVDVIEKITIADSFVVPSNKTGGGNGEAKLYVGQSNHNTIDFFGKRGFEANCILSRHNLLHYLNNVYNEYKDPLQTYRDNDKLSHLWDLRINIINNSDPIIKFRIKDQNQIEGPRVYINSVNELLDKKNYNILREIPLPNISYFNIYKIKNDSNEELFYFTLNLTGIEYSIYESNNLNLDINKFTSVSEDIEYVEREISNEMADIETPFDPNKIKVRTTPSHIGQIINDLEDNFIVLNTEFQRLPNLWNDTKKSRFIESLLLKLPIPAFYFNELDENELEVIDGLQRISTIKNYVLHENFRLINLEFLQEYNGLFFHQLPSNFQRRIKTFQITTYIIEKGTPNAVKYNIFKRVNTGGLELKEQEIRHAINQGIPAELVADLSRGKDDEDETNKIRTRKNRDGKEIKLYATREGKEFVKATDNRIDPYRMEDRDFITRFISFYLINYTNYEPNLDTFLNNGMAEIRELSNVEISKLKDDFYNSMKLAHDLFGNDAFRKRFNESDGRKPINKALFEVLSVSFSKLNESDRNILKRKKERFKLKFIELHKNLAFLRSITQGTALKDSVMRRFQEVEKIIKETIENDY, from the coding sequence ATTTGTAGTACCTTCTAACAAAACTGGAGGAGGCAACGGAGAAGCAAAACTTTATGTAGGACAAAGTAACCATAATACTATCGATTTTTTTGGAAAGAGAGGTTTTGAAGCAAATTGCATCTTATCAAGACATAATTTGTTACACTATCTTAATAATGTTTACAATGAATACAAAGATCCTTTACAAACCTATCGTGATAACGATAAATTATCGCACCTATGGGATTTAAGAATTAATATAATCAACAATTCTGATCCGATTATAAAATTTCGCATAAAAGATCAAAATCAGATTGAAGGCCCAAGAGTTTATATTAATTCTGTTAATGAGCTATTAGATAAAAAAAATTATAACATCTTAAGAGAAATTCCTCTTCCAAATATTTCATATTTCAATATATATAAGATAAAAAATGACTCTAATGAAGAACTTTTTTATTTCACTCTAAATTTAACTGGAATCGAATATTCGATTTACGAATCAAATAACTTAAACTTAGACATTAATAAGTTTACTTCTGTTTCTGAGGACATTGAATATGTCGAAAGAGAAATATCAAACGAAATGGCTGATATTGAAACTCCTTTCGATCCTAATAAAATTAAAGTAAGAACTACTCCTTCACATATAGGACAAATAATTAATGATCTAGAAGATAATTTCATTGTTTTAAATACTGAATTTCAAAGATTACCAAATTTATGGAATGATACAAAAAAGAGTAGATTTATAGAATCACTTTTACTAAAACTACCTATTCCAGCATTTTATTTTAATGAATTAGATGAAAATGAATTAGAAGTAATAGATGGACTTCAGCGAATAAGCACAATAAAAAATTATGTATTACATGAAAATTTCAGATTAATAAATTTAGAGTTTTTGCAAGAATATAATGGATTATTCTTTCATCAACTCCCATCTAATTTTCAAAGACGTATTAAAACTTTTCAAATTACGACATATATAATTGAAAAAGGAACTCCAAATGCTGTTAAATATAACATCTTTAAAAGGGTTAACACTGGTGGTTTAGAATTAAAGGAACAAGAAATTAGACATGCCATTAATCAAGGAATTCCAGCGGAACTTGTTGCCGATTTATCAAGAGGGAAAGATGATGAAGACGAGACAAATAAAATTCGTACTAGAAAAAATCGAGATGGAAAAGAAATTAAACTTTATGCCACTAGAGAAGGAAAAGAATTTGTAAAAGCTACAGATAATAGAATTGATCCATATAGAATGGAAGATAGAGACTTTATAACCCGGTTTATTTCTTTTTATCTAATAAACTATACTAATTATGAACCAAATTTAGACACCTTCTTAAATAATGGTATGGCAGAGATAAGAGAATTAAGTAACGTCGAAATATCTAAATTAAAAGATGATTTTTACAATTCTATGAAGCTTGCTCATGACTTATTTGGCAATGATGCATTTAGAAAAAGGTTTAATGAATCAGATGGGCGAAAACCTATTAATAAAGCATTATTTGAAGTCTTAAGCGTATCATTCTCTAAATTAAACGAATCAGACAGAAATATATTAAAAAGAAAGAAAGAAAGGTTTAAACTTAAGTTTATTGAATTACATAAAAATTTAGCTTTTCTAAGATCTATCACACAAGGAACCGCTCTAAAAGATAGTGTAATGAGAAGATTTCAAGAAGTAGAAAAAATAATTAAAGAAACAATCGAAAATGATTACTAA